The Tenrec ecaudatus isolate mTenEca1 chromosome 6, mTenEca1.hap1, whole genome shotgun sequence genome has a window encoding:
- the MLC1 gene encoding membrane protein MLC1 isoform X5 — protein sequence MTREEPYQEEFSYDRVPALERSRPDTPGYGPEAQTNDLQFSKRLPPCLSYKTWVFSMLMGSCLLGTSGFSLYLGNVFPSEMDYLRCAAGAINFNLVLLLLMELFMAATVIISARSSGELPSGKVGSGSDRTNILNEVAFPARVLKSYSVIEVISGISAFLGGVIALNVDEGVSGPHLSATFFWILVACFPSAIASHVTAEYPSKCLVEVLLAITSITSPLLFTASGYLSFSVLRVVEIFKNYPPAFKQSYDVLLLLLLLVLLLQACLTTCTVVQCARYQVHMRLQDAPWDPTQPGRVQPPTGEVARTPRPEFDKDKAWRAVVVQMAQ from the exons ATGACCCGGGAGGAGCCTTACCAGGAGGAGTTCAGTTACGACAGGGTCCCTGCCCTGGAGCGGAGCCGGCCGGATACCCCAGGCTATGGCCCGGAGGCCCAGACGAACGACCTCCAATTTTCCAAGCGGCTCCCGCCCTGCCTCAGCTACAAGACCTGGGTCTTCTCCATGCTGATGGGG AGCTGCCTCCTGGGGACATCGGGGTTCTCCCTCTACCTGGGCAACGTGTTTCCCTCCGAGATGGACTATCTCCGCTGCGCAGCAGGCGCG ATAAACTTCAACCTGGTCCTGCTGCTCCTGATGGAACTTTTCATGGCTGCCACTGTGATCATCTCTGCCAGGTCCAGCGGGGAGCTGCCCTCGGGGAAGGTGGGCTCCGGct CGGACAGAACCAACATCCTGAATGAGGTCGCCTTCCCTGCTCGGGTCCTGAAGTCCTACTCA GTTATTGAAGTCATCTCCGGCATCTCAGCCTTCCTGGGTGGGGTCATCGCGCTAAACGTGGATGAGGGGGTCTCAGGCCCCCACCTCTCTGCCACCTTCTTCTGGATCTTGGTGGCT TGTTTCCCCAGTGCCATCGCCAGCCATGTGACAGCTGAGTACCCCAGCAAGTGCCTG GTGGAGGTACTGCTCGCCATCACCAGCATCACATCCCCGCTGCTCTTCACGGCATCCGGGTACCTGTCCTTCAGCGTCTTGCGCGTGGTGGAGATCTTTAAGAATTACCCACCGGCCTTCAAA CAATCTTACgacgtgctgctgctgctgctgctgctggtcttGCTCCTGCAAGCCTGCCTCACCACCTGCACCGTCGTCCAGTGCGCGCGCTACCAGGTCCACATGAGGCTGCAGGACGCGCCCTGGGACCCCACACAGCCCGGCCGGGTCCAGCCCCCCACGGGGGAG GTGGCCAGGACCCCGCGGCCGGAGTTTGACAAGGATAAGGCCTGGAGAGCCGTGGTGGTGCAGATGGCGCAGTGA
- the MLC1 gene encoding membrane protein MLC1 isoform X3 encodes MTREEPYQEEFSYDRVPALERSRPDTPGYGPEAQTNDLQFSKRLPPCLSYKTWVFSMLMGCLPAAIVSFTVSRRHINAIPSFQVLFVATFAITTTCLIWFGCKLVLNPSAVNINFNLVLLLLMELFMAATVIISARSSGELPSGKVGSGSDRTNILNEVAFPARVLKSYSVIEVISGISAFLGGVIALNVDEGVSGPHLSATFFWILVACFPSAIASHVTAEYPSKCLVEVLLAITSITSPLLFTASGYLSFSVLRVVEIFKNYPPAFKQSYDVLLLLLLLVLLLQACLTTCTVVQCARYQVHMRLQDAPWDPTQPGRVQPPTGEVARTPRPEFDKDKAWRAVVVQMAQ; translated from the exons ATGACCCGGGAGGAGCCTTACCAGGAGGAGTTCAGTTACGACAGGGTCCCTGCCCTGGAGCGGAGCCGGCCGGATACCCCAGGCTATGGCCCGGAGGCCCAGACGAACGACCTCCAATTTTCCAAGCGGCTCCCGCCCTGCCTCAGCTACAAGACCTGGGTCTTCTCCATGCTGATGGGG TGCCTCCCCGCCGCCATCGTGAGCTTCACTGTCTCAAGGAGACACATCAACGCG atccccagcttccaggtcTTGTTTGTGGCCACCTTTGCCATCACGACGACATGCTTGATTTGGTTTGGATGCAAGCTGGTCCTGAACCCGTCAGCAGTGAAC ATAAACTTCAACCTGGTCCTGCTGCTCCTGATGGAACTTTTCATGGCTGCCACTGTGATCATCTCTGCCAGGTCCAGCGGGGAGCTGCCCTCGGGGAAGGTGGGCTCCGGct CGGACAGAACCAACATCCTGAATGAGGTCGCCTTCCCTGCTCGGGTCCTGAAGTCCTACTCA GTTATTGAAGTCATCTCCGGCATCTCAGCCTTCCTGGGTGGGGTCATCGCGCTAAACGTGGATGAGGGGGTCTCAGGCCCCCACCTCTCTGCCACCTTCTTCTGGATCTTGGTGGCT TGTTTCCCCAGTGCCATCGCCAGCCATGTGACAGCTGAGTACCCCAGCAAGTGCCTG GTGGAGGTACTGCTCGCCATCACCAGCATCACATCCCCGCTGCTCTTCACGGCATCCGGGTACCTGTCCTTCAGCGTCTTGCGCGTGGTGGAGATCTTTAAGAATTACCCACCGGCCTTCAAA CAATCTTACgacgtgctgctgctgctgctgctgctggtcttGCTCCTGCAAGCCTGCCTCACCACCTGCACCGTCGTCCAGTGCGCGCGCTACCAGGTCCACATGAGGCTGCAGGACGCGCCCTGGGACCCCACACAGCCCGGCCGGGTCCAGCCCCCCACGGGGGAG GTGGCCAGGACCCCGCGGCCGGAGTTTGACAAGGATAAGGCCTGGAGAGCCGTGGTGGTGCAGATGGCGCAGTGA
- the MLC1 gene encoding membrane protein MLC1 isoform X2 gives MTREEPYQEEFSYDRVPALERSRPDTPGYGPEAQTNDLQFSKRLPPCLSYKTWVFSMLMGSCLLGTSGFSLYLGNVFPSEMDYLRCAAGACLPAAIVSFTVSRRHINAIPSFQVLFVATFAITTTCLIWFGCKLVLNPSAVNINFNLVLLLLMELFMAATVIISARSSGELPSGKVGSGSDRTNILNEVAFPARVLKSYSVIEVISGISAFLGGVIALNVDEGVSGPHLSATFFWILVAVEVLLAITSITSPLLFTASGYLSFSVLRVVEIFKNYPPAFKQSYDVLLLLLLLVLLLQACLTTCTVVQCARYQVHMRLQDAPWDPTQPGRVQPPTGEVARTPRPEFDKDKAWRAVVVQMAQ, from the exons ATGACCCGGGAGGAGCCTTACCAGGAGGAGTTCAGTTACGACAGGGTCCCTGCCCTGGAGCGGAGCCGGCCGGATACCCCAGGCTATGGCCCGGAGGCCCAGACGAACGACCTCCAATTTTCCAAGCGGCTCCCGCCCTGCCTCAGCTACAAGACCTGGGTCTTCTCCATGCTGATGGGG AGCTGCCTCCTGGGGACATCGGGGTTCTCCCTCTACCTGGGCAACGTGTTTCCCTCCGAGATGGACTATCTCCGCTGCGCAGCAGGCGCG TGCCTCCCCGCCGCCATCGTGAGCTTCACTGTCTCAAGGAGACACATCAACGCG atccccagcttccaggtcTTGTTTGTGGCCACCTTTGCCATCACGACGACATGCTTGATTTGGTTTGGATGCAAGCTGGTCCTGAACCCGTCAGCAGTGAAC ATAAACTTCAACCTGGTCCTGCTGCTCCTGATGGAACTTTTCATGGCTGCCACTGTGATCATCTCTGCCAGGTCCAGCGGGGAGCTGCCCTCGGGGAAGGTGGGCTCCGGct CGGACAGAACCAACATCCTGAATGAGGTCGCCTTCCCTGCTCGGGTCCTGAAGTCCTACTCA GTTATTGAAGTCATCTCCGGCATCTCAGCCTTCCTGGGTGGGGTCATCGCGCTAAACGTGGATGAGGGGGTCTCAGGCCCCCACCTCTCTGCCACCTTCTTCTGGATCTTGGTGGCT GTGGAGGTACTGCTCGCCATCACCAGCATCACATCCCCGCTGCTCTTCACGGCATCCGGGTACCTGTCCTTCAGCGTCTTGCGCGTGGTGGAGATCTTTAAGAATTACCCACCGGCCTTCAAA CAATCTTACgacgtgctgctgctgctgctgctgctggtcttGCTCCTGCAAGCCTGCCTCACCACCTGCACCGTCGTCCAGTGCGCGCGCTACCAGGTCCACATGAGGCTGCAGGACGCGCCCTGGGACCCCACACAGCCCGGCCGGGTCCAGCCCCCCACGGGGGAG GTGGCCAGGACCCCGCGGCCGGAGTTTGACAAGGATAAGGCCTGGAGAGCCGTGGTGGTGCAGATGGCGCAGTGA
- the MLC1 gene encoding membrane protein MLC1 isoform X1, whose protein sequence is MTREEPYQEEFSYDRVPALERSRPDTPGYGPEAQTNDLQFSKRLPPCLSYKTWVFSMLMGSCLLGTSGFSLYLGNVFPSEMDYLRCAAGACLPAAIVSFTVSRRHINAIPSFQVLFVATFAITTTCLIWFGCKLVLNPSAVNINFNLVLLLLMELFMAATVIISARSSGELPSGKVGSGSDRTNILNEVAFPARVLKSYSVIEVISGISAFLGGVIALNVDEGVSGPHLSATFFWILVACFPSAIASHVTAEYPSKCLVEVLLAITSITSPLLFTASGYLSFSVLRVVEIFKNYPPAFKQSYDVLLLLLLLVLLLQACLTTCTVVQCARYQVHMRLQDAPWDPTQPGRVQPPTGEVARTPRPEFDKDKAWRAVVVQMAQ, encoded by the exons ATGACCCGGGAGGAGCCTTACCAGGAGGAGTTCAGTTACGACAGGGTCCCTGCCCTGGAGCGGAGCCGGCCGGATACCCCAGGCTATGGCCCGGAGGCCCAGACGAACGACCTCCAATTTTCCAAGCGGCTCCCGCCCTGCCTCAGCTACAAGACCTGGGTCTTCTCCATGCTGATGGGG AGCTGCCTCCTGGGGACATCGGGGTTCTCCCTCTACCTGGGCAACGTGTTTCCCTCCGAGATGGACTATCTCCGCTGCGCAGCAGGCGCG TGCCTCCCCGCCGCCATCGTGAGCTTCACTGTCTCAAGGAGACACATCAACGCG atccccagcttccaggtcTTGTTTGTGGCCACCTTTGCCATCACGACGACATGCTTGATTTGGTTTGGATGCAAGCTGGTCCTGAACCCGTCAGCAGTGAAC ATAAACTTCAACCTGGTCCTGCTGCTCCTGATGGAACTTTTCATGGCTGCCACTGTGATCATCTCTGCCAGGTCCAGCGGGGAGCTGCCCTCGGGGAAGGTGGGCTCCGGct CGGACAGAACCAACATCCTGAATGAGGTCGCCTTCCCTGCTCGGGTCCTGAAGTCCTACTCA GTTATTGAAGTCATCTCCGGCATCTCAGCCTTCCTGGGTGGGGTCATCGCGCTAAACGTGGATGAGGGGGTCTCAGGCCCCCACCTCTCTGCCACCTTCTTCTGGATCTTGGTGGCT TGTTTCCCCAGTGCCATCGCCAGCCATGTGACAGCTGAGTACCCCAGCAAGTGCCTG GTGGAGGTACTGCTCGCCATCACCAGCATCACATCCCCGCTGCTCTTCACGGCATCCGGGTACCTGTCCTTCAGCGTCTTGCGCGTGGTGGAGATCTTTAAGAATTACCCACCGGCCTTCAAA CAATCTTACgacgtgctgctgctgctgctgctgctggtcttGCTCCTGCAAGCCTGCCTCACCACCTGCACCGTCGTCCAGTGCGCGCGCTACCAGGTCCACATGAGGCTGCAGGACGCGCCCTGGGACCCCACACAGCCCGGCCGGGTCCAGCCCCCCACGGGGGAG GTGGCCAGGACCCCGCGGCCGGAGTTTGACAAGGATAAGGCCTGGAGAGCCGTGGTGGTGCAGATGGCGCAGTGA
- the MLC1 gene encoding membrane protein MLC1 isoform X4 produces MTREEPYQEEFSYDRVPALERSRPDTPGYGPEAQTNDLQFSKRLPPCLSYKTWVFSMLMGSCLLGTSGFSLYLGNVFPSEMDYLRCAAGACLPAAIVSFTVSRRHINAINFNLVLLLLMELFMAATVIISARSSGELPSGKVGSGSDRTNILNEVAFPARVLKSYSVIEVISGISAFLGGVIALNVDEGVSGPHLSATFFWILVACFPSAIASHVTAEYPSKCLVEVLLAITSITSPLLFTASGYLSFSVLRVVEIFKNYPPAFKQSYDVLLLLLLLVLLLQACLTTCTVVQCARYQVHMRLQDAPWDPTQPGRVQPPTGEVARTPRPEFDKDKAWRAVVVQMAQ; encoded by the exons ATGACCCGGGAGGAGCCTTACCAGGAGGAGTTCAGTTACGACAGGGTCCCTGCCCTGGAGCGGAGCCGGCCGGATACCCCAGGCTATGGCCCGGAGGCCCAGACGAACGACCTCCAATTTTCCAAGCGGCTCCCGCCCTGCCTCAGCTACAAGACCTGGGTCTTCTCCATGCTGATGGGG AGCTGCCTCCTGGGGACATCGGGGTTCTCCCTCTACCTGGGCAACGTGTTTCCCTCCGAGATGGACTATCTCCGCTGCGCAGCAGGCGCG TGCCTCCCCGCCGCCATCGTGAGCTTCACTGTCTCAAGGAGACACATCAACGCG ATAAACTTCAACCTGGTCCTGCTGCTCCTGATGGAACTTTTCATGGCTGCCACTGTGATCATCTCTGCCAGGTCCAGCGGGGAGCTGCCCTCGGGGAAGGTGGGCTCCGGct CGGACAGAACCAACATCCTGAATGAGGTCGCCTTCCCTGCTCGGGTCCTGAAGTCCTACTCA GTTATTGAAGTCATCTCCGGCATCTCAGCCTTCCTGGGTGGGGTCATCGCGCTAAACGTGGATGAGGGGGTCTCAGGCCCCCACCTCTCTGCCACCTTCTTCTGGATCTTGGTGGCT TGTTTCCCCAGTGCCATCGCCAGCCATGTGACAGCTGAGTACCCCAGCAAGTGCCTG GTGGAGGTACTGCTCGCCATCACCAGCATCACATCCCCGCTGCTCTTCACGGCATCCGGGTACCTGTCCTTCAGCGTCTTGCGCGTGGTGGAGATCTTTAAGAATTACCCACCGGCCTTCAAA CAATCTTACgacgtgctgctgctgctgctgctgctggtcttGCTCCTGCAAGCCTGCCTCACCACCTGCACCGTCGTCCAGTGCGCGCGCTACCAGGTCCACATGAGGCTGCAGGACGCGCCCTGGGACCCCACACAGCCCGGCCGGGTCCAGCCCCCCACGGGGGAG GTGGCCAGGACCCCGCGGCCGGAGTTTGACAAGGATAAGGCCTGGAGAGCCGTGGTGGTGCAGATGGCGCAGTGA